One genomic region from Streptomyces sp. NBC_01431 encodes:
- a CDS encoding NAD(P)-dependent alcohol dehydrogenase produces MTTVAAYAAPAAKAPLERTTIERRPVGPNDVLIDIKYSGICHSDIHQAREGWGQAIFPMVPGHEIAGVITEVGSAVTKFQVGDRAGVGCFVDSCGKCEACLSGQNQFCSDGVATYNSIGRDGEPAYGGYSTHIVVDADHTLRIPEGIALDVAAPLLCAGITLYSPLKRWQAGPGKKVAILGLGGLGHMGVKIAHALGAEVTVLSQSLRKKDDGLKLGADHYYATSEEDTFKQLAGSLDLIVSTVSAPLDLGAYLSLLKTGGAFVNVGAPEEPNSLNMFGLIGGNKILAGSMIGSIDETQEMLDFCAEHGLGAEIELIRADQINEAYERVLASDVRYRFVIDAATI; encoded by the coding sequence ATGACCACCGTCGCCGCCTACGCCGCCCCCGCCGCCAAGGCTCCGCTGGAGCGCACCACCATCGAGCGCCGTCCGGTGGGCCCGAACGACGTGCTCATCGACATCAAGTACTCCGGGATCTGCCACTCCGACATCCACCAGGCCCGCGAGGGCTGGGGCCAGGCCATCTTCCCGATGGTGCCCGGCCACGAGATCGCCGGTGTGATCACCGAGGTCGGCTCCGCCGTCACCAAGTTCCAGGTCGGCGACCGCGCCGGGGTCGGCTGTTTCGTCGACTCCTGCGGGAAGTGCGAAGCCTGTCTGTCGGGGCAGAACCAGTTCTGCTCGGACGGCGTCGCCACGTACAACTCGATCGGCCGGGACGGCGAGCCCGCCTACGGCGGCTACTCCACGCACATCGTCGTGGACGCCGACCACACCCTGCGCATTCCCGAAGGCATCGCGCTGGACGTCGCGGCCCCGCTGCTGTGCGCCGGCATCACCCTGTACTCGCCGCTCAAGCGCTGGCAGGCGGGCCCCGGCAAGAAGGTCGCCATTCTCGGCCTCGGCGGCCTCGGCCACATGGGCGTCAAGATCGCGCACGCGCTCGGCGCCGAGGTGACCGTGCTCAGCCAGTCGCTCCGCAAGAAGGACGACGGCCTGAAGCTCGGCGCCGACCACTACTACGCGACCAGCGAGGAGGACACCTTCAAGCAGCTCGCGGGCTCCCTCGACCTGATCGTCTCGACCGTCTCCGCCCCGCTCGACCTGGGCGCGTACCTCTCGCTCCTGAAGACGGGTGGCGCGTTCGTCAACGTGGGCGCCCCCGAGGAGCCGAACTCCCTCAACATGTTCGGCCTCATAGGCGGCAACAAGATCCTCGCCGGTTCGATGATCGGCAGCATTGACGAGACCCAGGAGATGCTCGACTTCTGCGCCGAGCACGGCCTGGGCGCCGAGATCGAGCTGATCCGCGCGGACCAGATCAACGAGGCGTACGAGCGGGTGCTCGCCAGCGATGTGCGCTACCGGTTCGTTATCGACGCCGCGACGATCTGA
- a CDS encoding GGDEF domain-containing protein — translation MGGEDARLRAVVSLAQAMAATHTPRESWRAAAHGAREALGGNFAALSVWERDLGRLRVLVNDGERAAGEEEFPEDETYPVHQFPEITEFLHERWAGGGEPNAWVETAVEPPGGEAGYCHERVTALRRRGRGCCVVAPIVLHGRAWGELYVARPVVMAVFDAADADFATVLASVAAAGIAQTERLEEVRRLAFTDPLTGLANRRAVDMRLDEAVERHRTEGAVVSLVVCDLNGLKRVNDTQGHAVGDRLLERFGSVLSLCGAMLPGALAARLGGDEFCLLSVGPSADEVVAVGEQLCLRAGELELGEGVACGVASTGDPIGEVRSARRLFRLADAAQYRAKAARAVKPVVAGRDGGVLRLADTPPPAPHDRRRFRGRG, via the coding sequence ATGGGTGGAGAGGATGCCCGGCTGCGGGCCGTGGTTTCGCTGGCGCAGGCGATGGCCGCGACGCACACACCGCGCGAGTCCTGGCGGGCCGCCGCGCACGGTGCGCGCGAGGCGCTCGGTGGGAATTTCGCCGCGCTGTCGGTCTGGGAGCGCGACCTCGGCCGGCTGCGGGTGCTGGTGAACGACGGCGAACGGGCCGCGGGGGAGGAGGAGTTCCCCGAGGACGAGACGTACCCCGTGCACCAGTTCCCGGAGATCACCGAGTTCCTGCACGAGCGCTGGGCGGGCGGCGGTGAGCCGAACGCCTGGGTCGAGACCGCCGTCGAGCCGCCCGGCGGGGAGGCGGGGTACTGCCACGAGAGGGTGACCGCCCTGCGCCGGCGCGGCCGGGGGTGCTGCGTGGTCGCACCGATCGTGCTGCACGGGCGGGCCTGGGGCGAGCTGTATGTCGCGCGACCGGTCGTGATGGCTGTCTTCGACGCGGCCGACGCGGACTTCGCGACCGTGCTCGCCTCGGTCGCGGCGGCGGGCATCGCGCAGACCGAGCGCCTCGAAGAAGTACGCCGCCTGGCCTTCACCGATCCGCTCACCGGGCTCGCCAACCGGCGGGCCGTGGACATGAGGCTCGACGAGGCGGTCGAGCGGCACCGTACCGAAGGGGCGGTCGTCAGCCTCGTCGTCTGCGATCTGAACGGCCTCAAACGGGTCAACGACACCCAGGGCCACGCGGTCGGCGACCGCCTCCTTGAGCGCTTCGGCTCGGTGCTCTCGCTGTGCGGGGCGATGCTGCCGGGGGCGCTGGCCGCGCGGCTCGGCGGCGACGAGTTCTGCCTCCTCTCGGTGGGCCCGTCCGCCGACGAGGTGGTGGCGGTCGGTGAGCAACTCTGCCTGCGCGCAGGGGAGTTGGAGCTCGGCGAGGGCGTCGCGTGCGGGGTGGCCTCCACGGGCGACCCCATCGGCGAGGTGCGCTCGGCGCGGCGGCTCTTCCGTCTCGCCGACGCGGCGCAGTACCGCGCGAAGGCCGCGCGTGCGGTCAAGCCGGTGGTGGCGGGGCGGGACGGCGGGGTGCTGCGGCTCGCGGACACCCCGCCGCCCGCCCCGCACGACCGGCGCCGGTTCCGGGGGCGGGGGTAG
- a CDS encoding DMT family transporter, protein MRTGRGTGVPMALGVVAAGCFATSFVLNREMSVAGGSWLWSASLRYLFMLPPLVLLVWMRGGLPGVVRGLRARPWSWLGWSTVGFGLFYAPLTWASRAGAGWLLAATWQLVIVAGILIGGRVPRRTLAVSLLIVAGVALAQTQNAHGLDAGTLARVVVPVLVAAVAYPLGNRRLLGRDGLDGVQRTLAMTVGSMPLWVVLAGAAGLRVGAPGRDQVVQCLIVALVSGVVATTLFFRATDLVRDRPAALGAVEATQAAEVPFTLAGEALVTGVATPAPAGWAGLALIIGGLCLHALHRPPTTPRPYAAPTPPEAAPVEAQAPGA, encoded by the coding sequence ATGCGCACTGGGCGAGGGACCGGCGTGCCCATGGCGCTCGGCGTCGTCGCCGCCGGCTGTTTCGCGACCAGCTTCGTACTCAATCGCGAGATGAGCGTGGCGGGCGGCTCCTGGCTGTGGAGCGCGAGCCTGCGCTATCTGTTCATGCTGCCGCCGCTCGTGCTGCTCGTGTGGATGCGCGGCGGGCTGCCCGGGGTGGTACGGGGCCTGCGGGCCCGGCCCTGGTCCTGGCTCGGCTGGTCGACCGTCGGGTTCGGCCTGTTCTACGCGCCGCTGACCTGGGCGAGCCGGGCCGGCGCGGGCTGGCTGCTCGCGGCGACCTGGCAGTTGGTGATCGTCGCGGGGATCCTGATCGGCGGACGGGTGCCGCGGCGCACGCTCGCGGTCTCGCTGCTCATCGTCGCCGGGGTCGCCCTCGCCCAGACGCAGAACGCGCACGGCCTGGACGCGGGGACACTCGCGCGGGTCGTCGTGCCGGTACTGGTCGCGGCCGTCGCGTACCCGCTCGGCAACCGCAGGCTGCTCGGCCGCGACGGGCTCGACGGGGTGCAACGCACGCTCGCGATGACGGTCGGCTCAATGCCGTTGTGGGTGGTCCTCGCCGGTGCGGCGGGCCTGCGCGTGGGGGCGCCGGGGCGCGACCAGGTCGTCCAGTGCCTGATCGTGGCCCTGGTGTCGGGGGTGGTGGCGACCACCCTGTTCTTCCGCGCCACGGATCTCGTACGGGACCGCCCGGCCGCGCTGGGTGCGGTGGAGGCGACGCAGGCCGCCGAGGTGCCCTTCACGCTGGCGGGCGAGGCCCTGGTGACAGGCGTCGCGACCCCGGCCCCGGCCGGCTGGGCGGGCCTCGCACTCATCATCGGCGGCCTGTGCCTGCACGCCCTGCACCGACCCCCGACCACCCCGCGCCCCTACGCCGCGCCAACTCCCCCAGAAGCAGCCCCCGTTGAGGCCCAGGCCCCCGGGGCATAG
- a CDS encoding enoyl-CoA hydratase/isomerase family protein translates to MAEQRFGEYVVVRREGFVAELVLDRPKAMNAVSTEMARSIAAACDALAADRDARVTVLTSTHERAFCVGADLKERNSFTDAELVRQRPTARAAYTGVLELPMPTVAAVHGFALGGGFELALACDVIVADATAVVGLPEVSVGVIPGGGGTQLLPRRVGAARAAELVFTARRVEAVEARELGLVDVLADDARTEALALAGRMASNSPVGLRAAKRAMRLGQGLDLRAGLEVEDAAWRSVAFSGDRAEGVAAFNEKRKPVWPGE, encoded by the coding sequence ATGGCTGAGCAGCGGTTCGGGGAGTACGTCGTCGTACGGCGCGAGGGGTTCGTCGCCGAGCTGGTGCTCGACCGGCCCAAGGCCATGAACGCGGTCTCGACGGAGATGGCCCGTTCCATCGCCGCCGCCTGCGACGCGCTCGCCGCCGACCGCGACGCCCGGGTCACCGTGCTGACGTCGACCCACGAGCGGGCGTTCTGTGTGGGCGCCGACCTGAAGGAGCGCAACTCCTTCACGGACGCGGAGCTGGTGCGCCAGCGGCCCACCGCACGCGCCGCCTACACCGGCGTGCTCGAACTGCCGATGCCCACCGTGGCCGCCGTGCACGGCTTCGCCCTGGGTGGCGGCTTCGAGTTGGCGCTGGCCTGTGACGTGATCGTGGCGGACGCCACCGCCGTGGTGGGTCTGCCCGAGGTGTCGGTCGGCGTGATCCCCGGCGGCGGCGGTACGCAGCTGCTGCCGCGCAGGGTCGGCGCCGCGCGCGCCGCCGAGCTGGTCTTCACCGCGCGCCGTGTCGAGGCCGTCGAGGCAAGGGAGTTGGGACTCGTCGACGTCCTGGCCGACGACGCCCGCACGGAAGCCCTCGCGCTCGCGGGCCGGATGGCCTCCAACTCGCCCGTCGGGCTGCGGGCGGCGAAGCGCGCGATGCGGCTCGGGCAGGGCCTCGACCTGCGGGCCGGCCTGGAGGTCGAGGACGCGGCGTGGCGGTCGGTGGCCTTCTCGGGCGACCGGGCGGAGGGCGTGGCCGCGTTCAACGAGAAGCGCAAGCCGGTGTGGCCCGGGGAGTGA
- a CDS encoding LPXTG cell wall anchor domain-containing protein — protein sequence MSVARRPLLTATAAGSLLCALWFVPSANATDEQRPSSAPAPVADRAAPATAENTLALADTGSANTSPYLVGGSLFLGLGAGFVTYSVRRSSSC from the coding sequence TTGTCCGTCGCCCGCCGTCCCCTGCTCACCGCCACCGCCGCGGGCTCGCTGCTCTGCGCCCTGTGGTTCGTGCCGTCCGCCAACGCCACGGACGAGCAGCGCCCCTCGTCCGCCCCCGCGCCCGTCGCGGACCGGGCCGCCCCCGCCACCGCCGAGAACACCCTCGCCCTCGCCGACACCGGCAGCGCGAACACCTCCCCCTACCTGGTCGGCGGCTCGCTGTTCCTGGGCCTGGGGGCGGGCTTCGTGACGTATTCGGTCCGCAGATCGAGTAGTTGCTGA
- a CDS encoding L,D-transpeptidase — MEKRVKTESKRRKRSLMAACAVLGGVLALSACNGNDAKAGVADSSKSAQSQADKAAEKDTSDAKITISPKNGANNVGINSDTKVTVADGKLTDVTLTSADGAKVAGKISADGLSWAPDNALQRSATYKITATAADAKGRQAHENASFTTVSPQNSFIGNFTPEDGSTVGVGMPVSINFDKAITNKKDVQSKITVSSSSGQEVVGHWFGSQRLDFRPQDYWKENSTVTMKMDLDGVEASNGITGVQEKTVTFKIGRNQVSTVDANTHTMTVTQDGKVVKTIPISAGSPDHPTYNGQMVISEKYKETRMNGATVGFTDNDGKGEYDIKDVPHAMRLSASGTFIHGNYWGAKSIFGSANTSHGCVGLSDTKGANDNGTTAAWFYNNSITGDVVIVKNSHDKTVQPDNGLNGWNLSWAQWKAGSAV; from the coding sequence ATGGAGAAGCGTGTGAAGACGGAGAGTAAGCGGCGCAAGCGGAGCCTCATGGCCGCGTGTGCGGTGCTCGGCGGCGTACTGGCCCTGTCGGCCTGCAACGGCAACGACGCCAAGGCCGGCGTGGCCGACAGCTCGAAGTCGGCGCAGTCGCAGGCCGACAAGGCCGCCGAGAAGGACACCTCGGACGCGAAGATCACCATCTCCCCGAAGAACGGCGCGAACAACGTCGGCATCAACAGCGACACCAAGGTCACCGTCGCCGACGGCAAGCTGACCGATGTCACTCTGACCTCCGCCGACGGCGCCAAGGTCGCCGGGAAGATATCCGCCGACGGCCTGAGCTGGGCCCCGGACAACGCGCTGCAGCGTTCGGCGACGTACAAGATCACGGCGACCGCGGCGGACGCCAAGGGGCGCCAGGCGCACGAGAACGCCTCCTTCACCACCGTCTCCCCGCAGAACAGCTTCATAGGCAACTTCACCCCCGAGGACGGCTCCACGGTCGGCGTCGGCATGCCGGTGTCGATCAACTTCGACAAGGCGATCACGAACAAGAAGGACGTTCAGTCCAAGATCACGGTCTCCTCCAGCAGCGGTCAGGAGGTCGTCGGGCACTGGTTCGGCTCGCAGCGCCTCGACTTCCGCCCGCAGGACTACTGGAAGGAGAACTCGACCGTCACCATGAAGATGGACCTGGACGGCGTCGAGGCCTCCAACGGCATCACCGGGGTCCAGGAGAAGACGGTCACCTTCAAGATCGGCCGCAACCAGGTCTCCACCGTCGACGCGAACACCCACACCATGACCGTCACCCAGGACGGCAAGGTCGTGAAGACCATCCCGATCTCCGCGGGTTCGCCCGACCACCCGACGTACAACGGCCAGATGGTGATCTCCGAGAAGTACAAGGAGACCCGCATGAACGGTGCGACGGTCGGCTTCACGGACAACGACGGCAAGGGCGAGTACGACATCAAGGACGTGCCGCACGCCATGCGCCTGTCCGCCTCCGGCACCTTCATCCACGGCAACTACTGGGGCGCGAAGTCCATCTTCGGCAGCGCCAACACCAGCCACGGCTGCGTCGGCCTGTCCGACACCAAGGGCGCCAACGACAACGGCACCACGGCCGCCTGGTTCTACAACAACTCGATCACCGGTGACGTCGTGATCGTCAAGAACTCCCACGACAAGACGGTCCAGCCCGACAACGGCCTCAACGGCTGGAACCTGAGCTGGGCCCAGTGGAAGGCCGGCTCCGCCGTCTGA
- a CDS encoding helix-turn-helix transcriptional regulator — protein MDQRAELSEFLRSRRARLKPEDVGLPDHGRHRRVPGLRREELAQLAGVSVAYYTRLEQGNAQNVSVEVLEAIGRALRLNDIEQDHLSHVAKGKAKKKRASACRPQQVRPALQQLIDAMEGVPAYIVGPRLDVLGWNRMAAALLGDMSQLPPQERNLARQVFLDPASRSLYVDWHSKAVDMVSVLRLCAGCYPDDPQLTALIGELSVKSEEFRTMWAAHTVAEKGHGMKRLRHPVVGELTLAYETLKLPDAHDLSLITFHAEPGSKSEESLRLLGSWSAEQPVRT, from the coding sequence ATGGACCAGCGCGCCGAACTCAGCGAATTCCTCCGCTCCCGCCGGGCCCGGCTGAAGCCCGAGGACGTGGGGCTGCCCGACCACGGTCGGCACCGCCGGGTGCCCGGCCTGCGCCGGGAGGAGCTGGCGCAGCTGGCCGGGGTGTCGGTGGCGTACTACACGCGCCTTGAGCAGGGCAACGCGCAGAACGTCTCCGTGGAGGTCCTGGAGGCGATCGGGCGGGCGCTGCGTCTGAACGACATCGAGCAGGACCACCTCAGCCACGTCGCCAAGGGCAAGGCGAAGAAGAAGCGCGCGTCGGCCTGCCGGCCGCAGCAGGTGCGTCCGGCGCTCCAGCAGCTGATCGACGCGATGGAGGGCGTGCCCGCCTACATCGTCGGCCCGCGCCTGGACGTCCTCGGCTGGAACCGGATGGCGGCGGCCCTGCTCGGCGACATGTCCCAACTGCCGCCACAGGAACGGAACTTGGCGCGCCAGGTCTTCCTCGATCCGGCTTCGCGTTCGCTGTACGTCGACTGGCACAGCAAGGCCGTCGACATGGTGAGCGTGCTCCGGCTGTGTGCGGGCTGCTACCCGGACGATCCCCAACTGACCGCGCTGATCGGCGAGTTGTCGGTCAAGAGCGAGGAGTTCCGCACCATGTGGGCGGCGCACACGGTCGCCGAGAAGGGCCACGGCATGAAGCGGCTGCGCCATCCGGTGGTGGGCGAGCTGACGCTCGCGTACGAGACGCTGAAGCTGCCGGACGCGCACGACCTGTCCCTGATCACCTTCCACGCGGAGCCGGGCTCCAAGTCGGAGGAGTCGCTGCGGCTGCTCGGCAGCTGGAGCGCCGAGCAGCCGGTCCGGACCTGA
- a CDS encoding adenylate/guanylate cyclase domain-containing protein: MTVDETRSGADAGTGDGRGAGTPSDPPSSAYPTPHHEVDHTAEPTDDPLAIRLEQLILGAERRYTPFQAARTAGVSMELASRFWRAMGFADIGQAKALTEADVLALRRLAGLVEAGLLSEPMAVQVARSTGQTTARLAEWQIDSFLEGLTEPPEPGMTRTEVTYPLVELLLPELEEFLVYVWRRQLAAATGRVVQAADDEEMVDRRLAVGFADLVGFTRLTRRLEEEELGELVEAFETTAADLVAAHGGRLIKTLGDEVLFAADDAGTAAEISLRLIETMAGDETMPELRVGIAFGTVTTRMGDVFGTTVNLASRLTSIAPKDAVLVDGAFAEELARTGDAPVSEAQAAEEAAAAEKEGEEPAAVPKYRFALQPMWQRPVRGLGVVEPWLLHRREA, from the coding sequence GTGACCGTCGACGAGACACGGTCCGGCGCGGACGCCGGTACCGGTGACGGCCGCGGCGCCGGCACCCCTTCGGACCCCCCGTCCTCCGCGTATCCGACCCCGCACCACGAGGTCGACCACACCGCCGAGCCGACCGACGACCCGCTCGCCATCCGCCTTGAGCAGCTGATCCTCGGCGCCGAGCGGCGCTACACCCCCTTCCAGGCGGCCCGTACGGCGGGCGTCTCCATGGAGCTGGCGTCCCGGTTCTGGCGGGCCATGGGGTTCGCCGACATCGGGCAGGCCAAGGCGCTCACCGAGGCCGACGTGCTCGCCCTGCGGCGGCTTGCCGGACTCGTGGAGGCGGGGCTGCTCAGCGAGCCGATGGCGGTGCAGGTGGCCCGCTCCACCGGGCAGACCACCGCCCGGCTGGCCGAATGGCAGATTGATTCTTTTCTGGAGGGCCTGACCGAGCCGCCCGAGCCCGGCATGACCCGTACGGAAGTCACGTATCCGCTGGTCGAACTGCTCCTGCCGGAGCTGGAGGAATTCCTGGTCTACGTCTGGCGGCGGCAGCTGGCCGCCGCCACGGGACGCGTGGTGCAGGCTGCCGACGACGAGGAGATGGTCGACCGCCGCCTCGCCGTCGGCTTCGCCGACCTCGTCGGGTTCACCCGGCTCACCCGGCGCCTGGAGGAGGAGGAGCTCGGCGAGCTCGTCGAGGCCTTCGAGACGACCGCCGCGGATCTGGTCGCGGCCCACGGCGGGCGGCTCATCAAGACGCTGGGCGACGAAGTCCTCTTCGCGGCCGACGACGCCGGGACCGCCGCCGAGATCTCGCTGCGGCTGATCGAGACCATGGCGGGCGACGAGACGATGCCCGAGCTGCGCGTGGGCATCGCGTTCGGCACCGTCACGACCCGGATGGGCGACGTGTTCGGCACGACCGTGAACCTCGCGAGCCGGCTCACCTCGATAGCTCCGAAGGACGCCGTTCTGGTCGACGGGGCGTTCGCGGAGGAGCTGGCCCGTACCGGCGACGCCCCCGTCTCCGAGGCCCAGGCCGCAGAGGAGGCCGCCGCGGCCGAGAAGGAGGGCGAGGAGCCGGCCGCCGTGCCGAAGTACCGCTTCGCGCTCCAGCCCATGTGGCAGCGCCCGGTGCGCGGACTCGGCGTCGTGGAGCCCTGGCTCCTGCACCGGCGCGAAGCCTGA
- a CDS encoding GntR family transcriptional regulator, producing the protein MTLPPPDPAPRRLLRDVAYEALLSSIVSGEYAPGAKLSDGELAARLGLSRAPVRDALARLTAERLVVSKPQSYTRVAPLVAEEIRGALAVVRAMHTLAVREALPRLRESHLHDMRAANAVFVRAVEAGDIASAISADDAFHAVPVSASGNRPLSDTVARYTPLLRRLEHQRFSSEAARASAARHEELITACEARDAERAAKIAYEIWAELE; encoded by the coding sequence GTGACCCTACCGCCGCCCGACCCCGCCCCCCGCCGCCTCCTGCGTGACGTCGCGTACGAGGCACTGCTGTCGTCGATCGTCTCGGGCGAGTACGCCCCGGGCGCGAAACTGAGCGACGGCGAACTCGCCGCCCGCCTCGGCCTCTCGCGCGCACCGGTCCGCGACGCCCTCGCCCGGCTGACCGCGGAACGCCTCGTCGTGTCCAAACCGCAGAGCTATACGAGGGTGGCCCCCTTGGTCGCCGAGGAGATCCGGGGTGCGCTGGCGGTGGTCCGCGCGATGCACACCCTGGCGGTACGGGAGGCGCTGCCGCGCCTGAGGGAGAGCCACCTGCACGACATGCGCGCGGCGAACGCCGTATTCGTGCGGGCGGTGGAGGCGGGCGACATCGCCTCGGCGATCAGCGCGGACGACGCCTTTCACGCCGTACCGGTGTCGGCGAGCGGCAACCGGCCCCTGTCCGACACGGTCGCCCGCTACACCCCGCTGCTGCGCCGCCTGGAACACCAGCGCTTCTCCAGCGAGGCCGCCCGCGCCTCGGCGGCCCGCCACGAAGAGCTGATCACGGCGTGCGAGGCGCGTGACGCGGAGCGGGCGGCGAAGATCGCGTACGAGATCTGGGCGGAACTGGAATGA
- a CDS encoding DUF1330 domain-containing protein — MTAYAIGNLCPPARVEDIDERVLVYMERIQSTLDPFGGRFLVHNATLDVREGQWTKALVIIEFPGMDEARGWYDSAAYQELLPFRTDHMAGDVVLVEGVAPGYDAAHTAAAMRAMQQG, encoded by the coding sequence GTGACCGCTTACGCCATCGGCAACCTGTGCCCGCCGGCCCGCGTCGAGGACATCGACGAGCGGGTCCTGGTCTACATGGAGCGCATCCAGTCCACGCTCGACCCCTTCGGCGGCCGCTTCCTCGTGCACAACGCCACACTCGACGTCCGCGAGGGGCAGTGGACCAAGGCTCTGGTGATCATCGAGTTCCCGGGTATGGACGAGGCCCGCGGGTGGTACGACTCCGCCGCCTACCAGGAGCTCCTGCCCTTCCGTACGGACCACATGGCCGGGGACGTGGTGCTGGTGGAGGGGGTGGCGCCGGGCTACGACGCCGCGCACACGGCGGCGGCGATGCGTGCCATGCAGCAGGGATAG
- the hutH gene encoding histidine ammonia-lyase, producing MHTVVVGTSGTTPEDVIAVARHNARVELSAEAVDALAKAREIVDALAAKPEPVYGVSTGFGALASRHISPELRAQLQRNIVRSHAAGMGPRVEREVVRALMFLRLKTVASGHTGVRPSVAQTMADVLNAGITPVVHEYGSLGCSGDLAPLSHCALTLMGEGDAEGPDGVVKPAAELLAAAGITPVELREKEGLALLNGTDGMLGMLCMAIADLKKLYTSADITAALSLEALLGTDKVLAPELHAIRPHPGQGASAANMLAVLKGSGLTGHFQEEEAPRVQDAYSVRCAPQVNGAGRDTIAYALTVAERELASAVDNPVVLPDGRVESNGNFHGAPVAYVLDFLAIVAADLGSIAERRTDRLLDKNRSHGLPPFLADDAGVDSGLMIAQYTQAALVSEMKRLAVPASADSIPSSAMQEDHVSMGWSAARKLRTAVDNLARIIAVEMYAATRGIELRKGLTPAPATQAAIAAARAAGVQGPGPDRFLAPDLAAADAFVREGKLVAAVEPVTGPLA from the coding sequence ATGCACACTGTCGTGGTGGGGACCTCCGGGACCACCCCCGAGGACGTCATCGCCGTGGCCCGGCACAACGCCCGGGTCGAGCTCTCCGCCGAGGCCGTCGACGCCCTGGCCAAGGCGCGAGAGATCGTCGACGCGCTGGCTGCCAAGCCGGAGCCGGTGTACGGCGTCTCCACCGGTTTCGGTGCCCTCGCCTCCCGGCACATCAGCCCCGAACTCCGCGCCCAGCTCCAGCGCAACATCGTGCGCTCGCACGCGGCCGGCATGGGCCCGCGGGTCGAGCGCGAGGTCGTGCGCGCCCTCATGTTCCTGCGCCTGAAGACCGTCGCCTCCGGGCACACCGGCGTACGCCCCTCCGTCGCCCAGACCATGGCCGACGTGCTCAACGCGGGCATCACCCCGGTCGTCCACGAGTACGGCTCGCTCGGCTGCTCCGGTGACCTCGCGCCGCTCTCGCACTGTGCCCTGACGCTGATGGGCGAGGGTGACGCCGAGGGTCCCGACGGCGTCGTGAAGCCCGCCGCAGAGCTGCTCGCCGCAGCCGGCATCACCCCGGTCGAGCTGCGCGAGAAGGAGGGCCTCGCCCTCCTCAACGGCACCGACGGCATGCTCGGCATGCTCTGCATGGCCATCGCCGACCTGAAGAAGCTCTACACCTCCGCCGACATCACCGCGGCCCTCTCCCTCGAAGCGCTGCTCGGCACCGACAAGGTGCTCGCCCCCGAACTGCACGCCATCCGCCCGCACCCCGGCCAGGGCGCCTCGGCCGCCAACATGCTGGCCGTGCTCAAGGGCTCGGGTCTGACCGGCCACTTCCAGGAGGAAGAGGCGCCGCGCGTCCAGGACGCCTACTCGGTGCGCTGCGCCCCGCAGGTCAACGGCGCCGGGCGCGACACGATCGCGTACGCCCTGACCGTCGCCGAGCGCGAGCTGGCCTCCGCCGTCGACAACCCGGTGGTGCTGCCCGACGGACGCGTCGAGTCCAACGGCAACTTCCACGGCGCCCCGGTCGCCTACGTCCTGGACTTCCTCGCCATCGTCGCCGCCGACCTCGGCTCCATCGCCGAGCGCCGCACCGACCGCCTGCTCGACAAGAACCGCAGCCACGGCCTGCCGCCGTTCCTCGCCGACGACGCCGGCGTCGACTCCGGCCTGATGATCGCCCAGTACACCCAGGCCGCCCTGGTCAGCGAGATGAAGCGGCTCGCGGTGCCCGCGTCCGCCGACTCCATCCCGTCCTCCGCCATGCAGGAGGACCACGTCTCCATGGGCTGGTCGGCCGCGCGCAAGCTGCGCACCGCTGTCGACAACCTCGCCCGCATCATCGCCGTCGAGATGTACGCGGCGACCCGCGGCATCGAGCTGCGCAAGGGCCTCACCCCCGCGCCCGCCACACAGGCCGCCATCGCCGCAGCCCGCGCGGCCGGCGTCCAGGGCCCCGGCCCGGACCGCTTCCTCGCCCCCGACCTGGCCGCCGCCGACGCCTTCGTACGCGAAGGAAAGCTGGTCGCCGCGGTGGAGCCGGTGACGGGCCCGCTCGCCTGA